From a single Pseudomonas cremoricolorata genomic region:
- the serB gene encoding phosphoserine phosphatase SerB has translation MREIVLINITGEDRPGLTAALTGVLLQGGVNILDIGLAVMHGTLSFGILVDIPDNEVATQLLQSVQSKAHELNLQARYTPISEADYQHWAEGHGDQRHVVTLLSRQITPEQLQRASAVISQYGMTIERIERLSARVTLDAPVDKSRAAVEISVRGEPSDVQALRADFFALSSELSVDIAFQKDDLYRRNRRLAVFDMDSTLIEAEVIDELAKAAGVGEQVAAITERAMRGELDFRASFTERMALLKGLDVSVLEEIGASLRLTEGAENLFAELKRLGYKTAILSGGFSYFAKQVQARLGIDYVFANELQAVDGKLTGVAVEPIVDAQRKAELLQELAIKEGLQLEQTIAVGDGANDLPMLALAGLGVAFRAKPLVRQSAKQAISTLGLDGVLYLLGLRDRQARA, from the coding sequence TTGCGCGAAATCGTCCTGATCAACATCACCGGTGAAGACCGCCCAGGCCTCACCGCTGCCCTTACCGGCGTCCTGCTCCAGGGCGGTGTGAACATTCTCGACATCGGCCTTGCGGTGATGCACGGCACCTTGTCGTTCGGCATCCTCGTCGATATTCCCGATAACGAAGTCGCCACGCAGCTGCTGCAAAGCGTGCAGAGCAAAGCCCACGAGCTGAATTTGCAGGCCCGATACACCCCGATTTCCGAGGCTGACTACCAACACTGGGCCGAGGGCCATGGCGACCAGCGCCACGTGGTCACGCTGCTCAGCCGGCAGATCACCCCCGAGCAACTGCAGCGCGCCAGTGCGGTGATTTCCCAGTACGGCATGACCATCGAGCGCATCGAACGTCTCTCGGCACGGGTGACTCTCGATGCACCGGTAGACAAAAGCCGCGCTGCGGTAGAAATCTCCGTGCGCGGTGAGCCGAGCGACGTGCAGGCGCTACGCGCCGATTTCTTCGCCCTGTCGAGCGAGCTGAGCGTCGACATTGCTTTCCAGAAAGACGACCTGTACCGCCGCAACCGGCGCCTGGCGGTGTTCGACATGGACTCCACACTGATCGAGGCCGAGGTCATCGATGAGCTGGCTAAGGCCGCCGGAGTCGGCGAGCAGGTGGCGGCGATCACCGAGCGGGCCATGCGCGGCGAACTGGATTTTCGCGCCAGCTTCACCGAGCGCATGGCGTTGCTCAAAGGCCTGGACGTCAGCGTGCTGGAAGAGATCGGCGCCTCGCTGCGCTTGACCGAAGGCGCCGAGAACCTGTTCGCCGAGCTCAAGCGCCTGGGCTATAAAACCGCCATTCTGTCGGGCGGCTTCAGCTACTTCGCCAAGCAGGTCCAGGCACGTCTGGGCATCGACTACGTGTTCGCCAACGAGCTGCAGGCGGTCGACGGCAAGCTCACCGGCGTTGCCGTCGAGCCGATCGTCGATGCCCAGCGCAAGGCCGAGCTGTTGCAGGAGTTGGCGATCAAGGAAGGCTTGCAGCTGGAGCAGACCATCGCCGTCGGCGACGGTGCCAACGACCTGCCGATGCTGGCCCTGGCCGGGTTGGGCGTGGCATTCCGCGCCAAGCCGCTGGTGCGCCAGTCGGCCAAGCAGGCCATCTCTACCCTTGGGCTGGATGGCGTGCTGTACCTGCTGGGCCTGCGCGACCGTCAGGCTCGCGCCTGA
- a CDS encoding rhodanese-like domain-containing protein — protein sequence MTDFSGLPLVIEAADLLPRLDCPQLILVDLTSANRYASGHIPGARWIDGKRTQLGQPPAPGLLPAMSDLQRLFSELGHRDDAVYVVYDDEGGAWSGRFIWLLDVIGHRHYHYLNGGIQAWPADTLSTEVPASANTPVTLQLHTEPTATREYLQSRLGADDLAIWDARAPEEFNGSKVLAARGGHIPGAINLEWIAGIDSNDQLRIRADIAEVLQGLGITPDKEVITHCQSHRRSGFTYLVAKSLGYPRVKAYAGSWGEWGNHPDTPVDV from the coding sequence ATGACTGACTTTTCCGGCTTGCCGCTGGTCATCGAGGCCGCGGACCTGCTGCCGCGCCTCGATTGCCCGCAGTTGATCCTGGTCGACCTGACCAGCGCCAATCGGTACGCCAGCGGGCATATTCCCGGCGCACGCTGGATCGACGGCAAACGCACCCAACTCGGCCAGCCGCCTGCGCCGGGCCTGCTGCCAGCCATGTCCGACCTGCAGCGACTGTTCAGTGAGCTCGGTCACCGTGACGATGCGGTCTACGTGGTCTACGACGACGAAGGCGGCGCCTGGTCGGGGCGTTTCATCTGGCTGCTCGACGTCATCGGTCATCGCCACTATCACTATCTCAACGGCGGCATCCAGGCCTGGCCTGCCGATACCCTCAGCACCGAGGTGCCGGCCAGCGCCAACACCCCGGTGACCTTGCAGTTGCACACTGAACCCACCGCCACCCGCGAATACCTGCAAAGCCGCCTGGGCGCCGACGACCTGGCGATCTGGGACGCCCGCGCGCCCGAGGAATTCAACGGCAGCAAGGTGCTCGCCGCCCGCGGCGGACACATCCCCGGTGCAATCAATCTGGAATGGATCGCCGGCATCGACAGCAATGATCAGTTGCGTATTCGCGCCGATATCGCCGAGGTGTTGCAGGGCCTGGGCATCACCCCTGACAAGGAAGTGATCACCCACTGCCAGAGTCATCGCCGTTCCGGCTTCACTTACCTGGTGGCCAAGTCCCTCGGTTATCCACGGGTCAAGGCCTATGCCGGTTCGTGGGGCGAATGGGGCAATCACCCGGACACGCCTGTAGACGTTTAA
- a CDS encoding PqiC family protein → MRFPRLPLTLLMTGLLALSGCSTHQPVALYQLDSGQPGQPSQAAGMAVVVGPVSVADYLQRETFLQRQPDGSLSAATDGRWAGSLSSDIDQLLVRQLAWRLDSQRVVLAPAGAGFSPDVQVLLSITRLDSGTKQPAILDAQWRVLDRRGQVRDNRIVHLEQPHEGSESAQVQAQGQLLQKLAEQLSTAIKPLANQPALAQEPATKKSSTPVQVRKEREKSRIPMAAPIRTDMEVYRF, encoded by the coding sequence ATGAGATTTCCACGCCTTCCATTGACGTTGTTGATGACTGGCTTGTTGGCCCTGAGCGGATGCAGCACGCACCAGCCGGTCGCCCTGTATCAGCTGGACAGTGGTCAGCCTGGCCAGCCGTCACAGGCTGCGGGCATGGCGGTGGTGGTGGGCCCGGTGTCGGTGGCCGATTACCTGCAACGTGAAACCTTTCTTCAGCGTCAGCCCGATGGCAGCCTGAGCGCCGCCACCGATGGCCGTTGGGCCGGTAGCCTGTCGTCCGACATCGATCAGTTGCTGGTGCGCCAGCTGGCCTGGCGCCTGGACAGCCAGCGCGTGGTGCTGGCCCCGGCCGGGGCCGGCTTCAGCCCAGACGTCCAGGTGCTGCTGTCGATCACCCGTCTGGATTCGGGCACCAAGCAACCCGCCATTCTCGATGCGCAGTGGCGGGTGCTGGATCGTCGTGGTCAGGTGCGTGACAACCGCATCGTCCACCTCGAGCAACCCCACGAAGGCAGCGAAAGCGCTCAGGTGCAGGCCCAGGGTCAACTGTTGCAGAAACTCGCCGAACAGCTCAGCACCGCCATCAAGCCCCTCGCCAACCAGCCCGCACTGGCCCAGGAACCCGCGACGAAGAAGTCCTCGACGCCGGTTCAGGTCAGAAAGGAGCGTGAGAAATCACGAATCCCCATGGCGGCACCGATCCGCACCGACATGGAAGTCTATCGCTTCTGA
- a CDS encoding histidine kinase has translation MIRPTPVKPDNFFVMLFRALRQRRVPLVLRIASHTVFMVALALVIYACVMGLQFKQAMHDQADAVGQSLTLQTASSATELLVANDILSLNVLLGNLVKNPLVAHAAIYSVDNRILAEAGQRPKNTLLGEAEGLYQSKITFQDVTAGQLRISLDMGQFQQPMLISLQSMGIMAAILLALALTLSLRLGRYITTPLLQLRVWLRDPHHLTPGTDRQDEIGDLARQLHARLAPPPPPEPEPEPEADYDDEDFAEAGEAPLTLRERAAIPEASQRSKAAATGEEDDDAAFAGLLDDEPQPVEVEESGEPQFSAVLAVQLGSQEQLRRLPRTRLSELLDRYRECLNQAVSLYEGELHSLNDGSALLLFHSRQCGDDYLTNAICCGELLRALGHALQIEVADSGITLQLQLGLTVDDDLYGLDQVDLLMAEKAQDALALSQHSRNLLLVERVIGDDDLIRQRARIRPIASPEGACCVERLLEPYPSMLERQLARMHERRS, from the coding sequence GTGATCCGGCCCACGCCTGTTAAACCCGACAACTTCTTCGTGATGCTCTTCCGCGCCCTGCGCCAACGTCGCGTCCCCCTCGTTCTGCGCATCGCCAGCCACACCGTGTTCATGGTGGCCTTGGCGCTGGTGATCTACGCCTGCGTGATGGGTCTGCAGTTCAAGCAGGCCATGCACGACCAGGCCGATGCCGTTGGCCAGAGCCTGACCCTGCAGACGGCAAGCTCGGCCACCGAGCTGCTGGTCGCCAACGACATCCTCAGCCTCAATGTGCTGCTGGGCAATCTGGTGAAGAACCCGCTGGTGGCCCATGCCGCGATCTACAGCGTCGATAACCGCATCCTCGCCGAAGCCGGTCAGCGGCCGAAGAACACTTTGCTGGGCGAGGCCGAAGGCCTTTACCAGAGCAAGATCACCTTCCAGGATGTAACCGCAGGGCAACTGCGCATCAGCCTGGACATGGGCCAATTCCAGCAACCGATGCTCATCAGCCTGCAAAGCATGGGCATCATGGCCGCCATCCTGCTGGCCCTGGCACTCACGCTGAGCCTGCGCCTGGGCCGCTACATCACCACCCCTTTGCTGCAACTGCGGGTGTGGCTGCGTGACCCGCATCACCTCACCCCCGGCACCGACCGCCAGGATGAAATCGGCGACCTGGCGCGCCAACTGCATGCCCGCCTGGCCCCGCCGCCACCGCCAGAACCGGAACCCGAGCCAGAGGCCGACTACGACGACGAAGACTTCGCCGAAGCAGGCGAGGCTCCGCTGACCCTGCGCGAGCGCGCCGCGATTCCTGAAGCCAGCCAGCGCAGCAAAGCCGCAGCAACAGGCGAGGAAGACGATGACGCCGCCTTCGCCGGCCTGCTTGACGACGAACCGCAGCCAGTGGAAGTCGAAGAGTCCGGCGAGCCGCAATTCAGTGCGGTACTTGCCGTGCAACTGGGCTCCCAGGAGCAACTGCGCCGCCTGCCGCGCACCCGCCTCAGCGAGTTGCTCGACCGCTACCGCGAATGCCTGAACCAGGCCGTGTCGCTGTATGAAGGCGAGCTGCATTCGCTCAATGACGGCAGCGCCCTGCTGCTGTTCCACAGCCGCCAGTGCGGCGACGATTACCTGACCAACGCCATCTGCTGCGGCGAATTGCTGCGCGCCCTGGGCCATGCCTTGCAGATCGAGGTGGCCGACAGCGGTATTACCCTGCAACTGCAACTGGGCCTGACCGTGGATGACGACCTGTATGGCCTGGATCAGGTCGATCTGCTGATGGCCGAAAAGGCCCAGGACGCATTGGCCCTGTCGCAGCACAGCCGCAACCTGCTGCTGGTCGAACGCGTAATCGGTGACGACGACCTGATCCGCCAGCGCGCGCGCATTCGCCCGATTGCAAGCCCCGAAGGTGCCTGCTGCGTCGAACGCCTGCTCGAGCCCTACCCGTCGATGCTCGAACGTCAATTGGCACGCATGCACGAACGCCGCAGTTGA
- the asd gene encoding archaetidylserine decarboxylase (Phosphatidylserine decarboxylase is synthesized as a single chain precursor. Generation of the pyruvoyl active site from a Ser is coupled to cleavage of a Gly-Ser bond between the larger (beta) and smaller (alpha chains). It is an integral membrane protein.), with the protein MKSRLFILSQYLLPHHLLSRLAGCVAECRVRWFKNAFTAWFAKRYQVNMSEALVEDLTAYEHFNAFFTRALKADARPLDTTADAILCPADGAVSQVGQIEHGRIFQAKGHSFSAQELLGGDPALAAPFMGGEFATVYLSPKDYHRVHMPLAGTLREMVYVPGQLFSVNQTTAENVPELFARNERVVCIFDTERGPMAMVLVGAMIVASVETVWAGLVTPPKRELKSVRYDEASRAPIHLEKGAEMGRFKLGSTVVVLFGPDQMKWGDVGAGSAVRMGQLLAMPAQAAAPAAAHDVPA; encoded by the coding sequence ATGAAATCCCGCTTGTTCATCCTCAGCCAGTACCTGCTGCCCCACCACCTGCTCTCGCGCCTGGCCGGCTGCGTGGCCGAGTGCCGGGTGCGCTGGTTCAAGAATGCCTTCACTGCCTGGTTCGCCAAGCGCTATCAGGTGAACATGTCCGAGGCGTTGGTCGAAGACCTTACCGCCTACGAGCACTTCAACGCCTTCTTCACCCGTGCCCTGAAAGCCGACGCACGTCCGCTCGACACCACGGCAGACGCCATTCTCTGCCCGGCCGATGGTGCCGTGAGCCAGGTCGGCCAGATCGAGCACGGCCGTATCTTCCAGGCCAAGGGCCACAGTTTCAGCGCCCAGGAACTGCTGGGCGGCGACCCGGCCCTGGCGGCACCGTTCATGGGGGGCGAGTTCGCCACCGTGTACCTCTCGCCGAAGGACTACCACCGCGTGCACATGCCGCTGGCCGGTACCCTGCGGGAGATGGTCTACGTGCCCGGTCAGCTGTTCTCGGTCAACCAGACCACTGCGGAAAACGTACCGGAACTGTTCGCCCGCAACGAGCGCGTGGTGTGCATCTTCGACACCGAGCGCGGGCCGATGGCCATGGTGCTGGTGGGCGCGATGATCGTCGCCTCGGTGGAAACCGTGTGGGCCGGCCTGGTTACCCCGCCCAAGCGCGAACTCAAGAGCGTGCGCTACGACGAAGCCAGCCGCGCGCCGATCCACCTGGAAAAAGGCGCCGAAATGGGTCGCTTCAAGCTGGGTTCGACGGTGGTGGTGCTGTTCGGCCCCGACCAGATGAAATGGGGCGACGTCGGCGCCGGCTCGGCCGTGCGCATGGGCCAGTTGCTGGCCATGCCTGCCCAGGCCGCCGCGCCTGCTGCTGCGCACGACGTTCCCGCATGA